The segment tttcaaaatagagtccatatataaaaaaaaaattgatgaaacattttacgttagaaaatcttatttttaatgtttttacatttGTAGAAAGTTGAAGAAATAGTACATTTTTTTcggcaattatttataaaaatacataaatatttgcatgagtattagtaaaaagaaaataattttatgattgtaattttttatgtataaaatttaaatttaattttaaattcattgacaCTAAAATTATACTTACTTCTTATTTGTATCTAAGACACAATGTATTGGcagctaattttaaattattttccattaggCATTCCCATTTTTTAGAATTGATAATGCTTTGTTCATTCTTAAAGATGAATTTCTGTACTGCAGATTCCAATTCTTCATCTTGATGCAAATCTGCAAGAACCAAGATATCGCATGCATTATTTGAATCAAGATTAGCTGCCAAATAGGCAGAACACTTAAGCTTTAATGTGAGGATCTCGTATTTATCTGCAGCCTCATATAATTGTAAAGCACTCTCCCACTGAAGGTCATCTATATTTGCAGTGTAGATATAGAGGAGCATTTGATACACTGTGTCATCATCCAGGTCTTCAATCTCAACTATTTTACTCGACTTTTCTTTCATGTTATTCTTAAACATAGCGTTAAATACTGGAGAACGAGCACTGAGAATGCTCTTGTGGGCTGGAAATGTTTGGGAGTTTGTCTTCAATTTAATATCACTAAGGAAACCCTCAGTATATAACCAGTGCAGATCTTCTTCTAACCCATTTGATGAGTGAGACGAGTTGTTTCCAGAATGCAAGCTGGATGCAAACTGTGCTGTTGTTATATCAACACATCCAGGGCCAACCTTTTCaacttcttcaaataaatttcctGTAGAATATGTGCATTCACACTGAAGAGTTAAAACATCTTTCGGTAAGTATTGACTCTTCTTGACTATAAGCCTCTTCTTTGAGAGAAGAAGCGTCATGTGGCGACTTTTATATACGCGATCGAACCAAAATTCACATCGGCCACACTCTTTTTTATCgccagaaatatttaaaagaaagaaactggCGGTAGAGAACATGTTTGGAATGGGAGAAGTCATCTGAATTTGAAATGTCTCATCAAAATTTTGTCCGCCAATCAATGACAGATTAAATGTTAGAATTAGTCTTTCATCTGATGCAGATCTGATACAAAAGGTATTCTCTTTATCTGGTTCAAGGGTGCTGAATTTTTCGATTGGCCAAAGGAAGGACCTTCGTCCAACTGTAATATGTGTCGTCGCAAAGCATTTTTCAATCGCCAGTGATTTGCCGTCACTTTTCCACATTTTGCAACAAACTACCAGGGTATCTTcaggaagaaaaatatctttattaagcataaaaatatcttttcgcTTCTGAAAGGAAGGGTATCCAAAATTGGCACCCTTTGTCAAAGTTGCCGAATTTCTCATAACATGATCTGGACCTAGGTCATTCCAAGAAAGGATAGACAATACAACTTCAATACTAATTGCTGTATTTGGACCGTTACAATTTGTATCGCGCTTTAAAAACAAGCCGATGTAGTTTCCATCGGTGTGTCCTCTTGGAAACACCGATAATTTCCATTTGGTTCCGTCTAGTGAATCCACAACAAAGGATGGACTCTCAAGATAATCTCCTTTCCTGTGCCAGCAATagctgaaatttttgattttccattcaaaaataaatcccTTTCTTTCTTCTTCAACTTTGGATGccataacaaaagtaattttagcAATCACAATAGTTcaattttttgtttagaaaaaggTATGACACTTTGATACTGAATTAACGAGCAAAAACAATGTGACGAAATACATTTCTTAAGCCAAAACACGAACCGAATGAAATAGAGACGTCTTATAAAATGCTCACACAGTAGGAACCTCTATTCAACTGCAGCTGCATGGAATAACATTTCCTTCCTGATTACTTTGTTGATTTTTCGGCAGTCTGTTGAGAGACATGCTGACGTCATGTCTAAAAGAGGTTTCATTACGGCCATCAATAAGcacataaaatctttttctgattttgttgtagaaaaatgATCGGATTAGTTTCGACATTTCTGGCTTTCGACTGTCTGTGCCAGATGATTCTGAATTTGAATTAGTTTGATTTACTTAGTCATTATTAGAACATTAACATCACATTTCGAGGgcaatttctaattaaaactttagtTTTTCTAGGAAAAACATGACTGACAATcaattaacagtttaaaatgtcataaaattttattcgttatctgtatttataattaagattcttttttctttctttctttttttttattattttgctgctTTACAGGTCAGATTGTTTGACCTAGACCTTACAAATTTGGCACAGATGTATTTTGGAAGGTAAAAATGTATACCttgttgcgattttttttaaaaaaaattaattagaattttaattaattggaaaatgACAGATTTTGAATGAGTGAGAATTAGCGGAAACTATCAAAAATATTCcatcacaaaattgatttttactccattttaaggcacaaaaattatctttttaatgaggCCAATTTAgttgctataaaaatttttaggcgtgatttaattgacttttaaacatattttttattatatttcacaataatatttttattgttatgaatgaaattcaaatcattttcattgttttataaaatatttaatcgtatgattttcttgcattgttgaaagctaaagaaaaaaaagattcagtttaatatctatgtagtttataagataattaaaaaagtgaagatACCGTGCCgttaaatttagaagatagatgaatcgAACATTTACGCTTTTCATATCGCTGTGATTGTTATGAGCCTGACctccattagaaagtttcatgtacAAAATGATGGAACacatttaaaagacaattaaattaaCATGGCCTTAATGTCTGACAGtttagctggtcgccaaaggtgactagtttaaaaaaattaaataatgatgaattcatctttatttatatcatcatcattttgcatataaagttatcacaaatataaatttccaaCATATAAAACTAAGATATCTCGAATTAGAAGCGACAGTCCTGCTTTTCAAAACTTTGtctcgatttttatttatttctaaatacttcatattaaaaaagttaattagaattaatttcataaataccATCTTTTGAATTTCTGTTCTCTTTTATTAagtcatttacatatttttatttttcgaattagacCAATAAATCTCCTCTCTTAGTTACTGCACCATATTACATAGTCGGGTACTAATTTCggcttggataaaaaaaattagttcttagCTTTAATGATGAGAGATTTGGTAATGTTGATTGATACAGATgaagtaatttcaatttaaattcagatttttatttcagagattatttcaatttttttaaatgtcccataataaaaataaaataacaaaaagactTCCtgggctttaattttttttaaatttgcaaacaaTTCATTCagatgaaagaatttttcatttcaac is part of the Argiope bruennichi chromosome 10, qqArgBrue1.1, whole genome shotgun sequence genome and harbors:
- the LOC129988577 gene encoding TD and POZ domain-containing protein 3-like; this translates as MASKVEEERKGFIFEWKIKNFSYCWHRKGDYLESPSFVVDSLDGTKWKLSVFPRGHTDGNYIGLFLKRDTNCNGPNTAISIEVVLSILSWNDLGPDHVMRNSATLTKGANFGYPSFQKRKDIFMLNKDIFLPEDTLVVCCKMWKSDGKSLAIEKCFATTHITVGRRSFLWPIEKFSTLEPDKENTFCIRSASDERLILTFNLSLIGGQNFDETFQIQMTSPIPNMFSTASFFLLNISGDKKECGRCEFWFDRVYKSRHMTLLLSKKRLIVKKSQYLPKDVLTLQCECTYSTGNLFEEVEKVGPGCVDITTAQFASSLHSGNNSSHSSNGLEEDLHWLYTEGFLSDIKLKTNSQTFPAHKSILSARSPVFNAMFKNNMKEKSSKIVEIEDLDDDTVYQMLLYIYTANIDDLQWESALQLYEAADKYEILTLKLKCSAYLAANLDSNNACDILVLADLHQDEELESAVQKFIFKNEQSIINSKKWECLMENNLKLAANTLCLRYK